One Coregonus clupeaformis isolate EN_2021a chromosome 21, ASM2061545v1, whole genome shotgun sequence DNA window includes the following coding sequences:
- the LOC121535265 gene encoding ankyrin repeat domain-containing protein 33B-like, whose protein sequence is MVLITEDPGGGGGTLIKVQQNGISGGQAGAVRGPRNEELETVAGDENEDPNEGDNDDNNYYDDDDDDVYQEFEEFDFDTLPDLPEDTRSIASDDSFYPPDESLKYRTPSPVTPEPLSFFKACSNNNSIIVKIMIRQGVTEEEVRETDKNNRNGLIVACYMGWVDVVIALSQCPHIDVNWQDNEGNTALMTAAQAGHIMISSYLINYFSNLDLERRNCHGFTAMMKAAMQGRADVVRLLMMSGADVEARDYGRKMTSREWALFTCRYETAYLMMRLMTQPCAEQFCDSYKLEWPMLQELVAQRQEPKSCWQKVADKACCRFSLRMKTDPVDDGVMDHMVRITTALSSPLIATACHTVAPRSPPCIGKRRYAVPEILRKQRVDELKRLGPDRINNYQKLFNNSRVQLVPKKRDRRASLQTQMLQEVAVAGTSALRRASLLPLNMMRRSSVRPGIVVPKVRLCKAPSGPASEKRWKSKDPALLQLPKWRYKQAKEERRRQEEEKQRRLPTVRRR, encoded by the exons ATGGTGCTGATCACAGAGGacccaggtggaggtggagggacgTTGATAAAAGTTCAGCAGAATGGGATCTCTGGAGGCCAGGCGGGGGCCGTCAGGGGTCCTAGAAATGAGGAGTTGGAGACGGTCGCAGGCGACGAAAATGAGGATCCTAATGAGGGAGACAATGACGACAACAACTATtacgatgacgacgacgatgatgtCTATCAGGAATTTGAAGAATTTGACTTTGACACATTGCCAGATCTGCCAGAGGATACCAGGAGTATCGCCTCTGATGACTCCTTCTATCCACCTGATGAGTCTCTCAAATACAGGACTCCCAGCCCAGTCACCCCTGAACCTCTGTCCTTCTTCAAGGCCTGCTCCAATAACAATTCCATCATAGTGAAGATTATGATAAGGCAAGGGGTGACAGAGGAGGAAGTGAGAGAAACAGATAAGAACAACAGA AATGGGCTGATAGTAGCCTGTTACATGGGCTGGGTGGATGTGGTCATAgcactctctcagtgcccccacatCGATGTCAACTGGCAAGACAACGAGGGGAATACAGCCCTCATGACAGCTGCTCAAGCAG GTCACATTATGATATCCAGCTACTTGATCAACTACTTCTCCAACCTGGACCTAGAGCGTAGGAACTGCCATGGATTCACCGCTATGATGAAGGCAGCCATGCAAGGGAGGGCAGATGTTGTTCGTTTGCTCATGATGTCAG GAGCGGACGTGGAGGCGAGGGACTACGGGCGCAAGATGACCTCCAGGGAGTGGGCTTTGTTCACATGCCGCTACGAGACGGCCTACCTGATGATGCGTCTGATGACCCAGCCTTGCGCCGAGCAGTTCTGTGACTCCTACAAGCTGGAGTGGCCCATGTTGCAGGAGCTGGTGGCCCAACGCCAGGAACCCAAGAGTTGCTGGCAGAAGGTGGCAGACAAGGCCTGCTGCAGGTTCTCACTCCGCATGAAGACGGACCCCGTGGACGATGGTGTGATGGACCACATGGTGCGCATCACCACCGCCCTGTCCAGCCCATTGATCGCCACTGCCTGCCACACTGTGGCCCCGAGAAGCCCGCCCTGCATCGGGAAGCGGCGCTATGCTGTACCGGAGATCCTCAGGAAGCAGCGCGTGGACGAGCTTAAGCGCCTGGGCCCCGACCGCATCAACAACTACCAGAAGCTGTTCAATAACTCCCGGGTGCAGCTGGTTCCTAAGAAGAGGGACCGGAGGGCCAGCCTGCAGACCCAAATGTTGCAGGAGGTTGCGGTGGCCGGTACGTCGGCCCTGAGGCGTGCCAGCTTGCTTCCCCTGAACATGATGAGGAGGAGCAGCGTCAGGCCGGGCATTGTGGTCCCCAAGGTGAGGCTGTGCAAGGCCCCCTCCGGGCCTGCCTCCGAGAAGAGATGGAAGAGCAAGGACCCTGCGCTCCTCCAGCTCCCCAAGTGGAGGTACAAACAGgctaaggaggagaggaggaggcaagaggaggagaagcagagacGTTTACCCACAGTGAGGAGACGGTGA